In Lycium ferocissimum isolate CSIRO_LF1 chromosome 3, AGI_CSIRO_Lferr_CH_V1, whole genome shotgun sequence, the genomic window TATCATATTGATTACATGCTGAGGTTCCACTCGTTTGTGAGATTCCCTTTCCTTGTAGTGGCTTTTAGCTCGTTCGCTCAGGAATTCTCAAAGGTGGCCATTCTTCAATAAGCGAGCCACCTCCTCTCTTAGTTAGCGACAGTCCTCAGTTCTGTGCTAATGGGTTCCATGATACTCATACATCACGCTTGGATCCCGTTGACCCGGGTCTGATCTTAGTGGTCTCGGCCATCTTGCTTCTGCGATACGGCCATTAGCCGAGACTAGATCCGAAGtattgatgttgaagttgtactccgatATCCTTGGTAAGTCTTTGTTGCTAGCCGAACTCCCGGCATCGCTTCTAAATGATAGACCTCGACTGTTCGACCGGCGCTCAGCTGGTTTATCACCCCGACCAGAGAGTTGACTAGGGCCAACCTTTGATCTTTCCGATCTGAAGCTCGATTTTTCGGAATGAGAGTATGGCTGGTATCTTTCCCTTAATGATCGCGCCTCCGGCTTGTAAACTTTTCTCGACCTTTCAGAGCTTTTGATTATATTTATGGGTCCCGGGGGATGCTCGAGttggtcatcctctacccgaatctttgatTCGTACCTCTTATAAACAGCTGCCCAGGTCACAGCCTCACACTCCAGCAAATTCTCTTTCAGTTTGAATGAGGCTGTCGAGCTCCGAGGATTAAGACCTTTGGTAAAATCTTGTGCATCCCATTCCTCCGGAACCGGAGGGAGCTCCATCTGATCTCTTTGGAAGCGGTTCACAAATTCTCGTAACAACTCatcatccctttgggctatACGGAAGATGTCCGTTTTCCGGGCCTGCACCTTTTTAGCTCTGGCATGGGCTTTTATGAACACATCCGCTAGCATCTcaaaagaagtgattgaatgctcgggcagatggtcgTACCAGGTCAATGCTCCTTTCGATAGAGTTTTcccaaactttttcaacaacgcggactcaatttcatcctcttcgacGTCATTACCTTTAATGGCATAGGTGTACGAAGTCACGTGCTCCTGTGGGTCCGTTGTGCCGTTatatttctggatatccggcattttgaacctcttcgggatcaacTTCGGAGCCACACTTGGagggaaaggcctttgaatgtacCTTTTTGAATCTGGCCCTTTTAGAATAGGCAGAGCCCCCGGGATTTGATCCACCCGAGAATTATACGTTTTCACCCTCTTCTCTGTTGAATCTACCCGCTTTGCCAAGGTTTCGAGCATCTTCAGAACTTCGATGGACTATCCGGCTCCGGATCCGTTACTCTCGACTTTTCGTGTTTCATCCCTCCTTGGTTCAGTGACTCCTTTTGACCTTACAGGGGCTGCCTTGTCGTTTTTGCTCTGCAACTGAGCTATTGCAATCCCTTGTTCGGCTATGGCAGTCccttgttcctgcaacatttcaaatattaaacatAAGTTAATCTCATCAGGAGTATTCGATGTTTTCCGGCCTTAAACCCGGGACAAAGTAATTGAGTTACGAGTATTCAGGGGATCGGTGGCCAGAAGGGCGGCGTTCTCCTGGTTGACAGTATTCTGCCAATCGAGGCCCTCTCTCGAGTTCACGGCATTGGGGTCGGCTGGATCCGCCGGTGGGTTTCGTAACCCACTGTTGTTCTCGTTTTCAGCCACAATTTCGTTGTTGTTGACATGACC contains:
- the LOC132049038 gene encoding uncharacterized protein LOC132049038, with amino-acid sequence MLETLAKRVDSTEKRVKTYNSRVDQIPGALPILKGPDSKRYIQRPFPPSVAPKLIPKRFKMPDIQKYNGTTDPQEHVTSYTYAIKGNDVEEDEIESALLKKFGKTLSKGALTWYDHLPEHSITSFEMLADVFIKAHARAKKVQARKTDIFRIAQRDDELLREFVNRFQRDQMELPPVPEEWDAQDFTKGLNPRSSTASFKLKENLLECEAVTWAAVYKRYESKIRVEDDQLEHPPGPINIIKSSERSRKVYKPEARSLRERYQPYSHSEKSSFRSERSKVGPSQLSGRGDKPAERRSNSRGLSFRSDAGSSASNKDLPRISEYNFNINTSDLVSANGRIAEARWPRPLRSDPGQRDPSVMYEYHGTH